The proteins below come from a single Oncorhynchus gorbuscha isolate QuinsamMale2020 ecotype Even-year unplaced genomic scaffold, OgorEven_v1.0 Un_scaffold_1872, whole genome shotgun sequence genomic window:
- the LOC124024479 gene encoding splicing factor 3B subunit 1 isoform X3, translated as MDVMKEQHLTKEEKEIRQQMAEKAKTGDLKAVNGSAASQAAAAAAKRKRRWDQTAEKQDQSGTPSNTGTPKKMSSWDQADQAAEQTPGHTPGHTPSNSRWDETPGRNKGSETPGATPSSRMWDPTPSHTPAGAATPGRGDTPGHTTPGHGGATGSVRKNRWDETPKTERETPGHGSGWAETPRTDRGDESVGETPTPGASKRKSRWDETPASQMGSSTPLMTPGKTPIGTPAMNMATPSPGHLMSMTPEQLQAWRWEREIDERNRPLTDDELDAMFPEGYKVLPPPAGYVPIRTPARKLSATPTPMGGMTGFHMQQEDRSMKQINDQPSGNLPFLKPDDIQYFDKLLVEVDESTLSPEEQKERKIMKLLLKIKNGTPPMRKAALRQITDKAREFGAGPLFNQILPLLMSPTLEDQERHLLVKVIDRILYKLDDLVRPYVHKILVVIEPLLIDEDYYARVEGREIISNLAKAAGLATMISTMRPDIDNMDEYVRNTTARAFAVVASALGIPSLLPFLKAVCKSKKSWQARHTGIKIVQQIAILMGCAILPHLRSLVEIIEHGLVDEQQKVRTISALAIAALAEAATPYGIESFDSVLKPLWKGIRQHRGKGLAAFLKAIGYLIPLMDAEYANYYTREVMLILIREFQSPDEEMKKIVLKVVKQCCGTDGVEANYIKTEILPPFFKHFWQHRMALDRRNYRQLVDTTVELANKVGAAEIISRIVDDLKDEAEQYRKMVMETIEKIMGNLGAADIDHKLEEQLIDGILYAFQEQTTEDSVMLNGFGTVVNALGKRVKPYLPQICGTVLWRLNNKSAKVRQQAADLISRTAVVMKTCQEEKLMGHLGVVLYEYLGEEYPEVLGSILGALKAIVNVIGMHKMTPPIKDLLPRLTPILKNRHEKVQENCIDLVGRIADRGAEYVSAREWMRICFELLELLKAHKKAIRRATVNTFGYIAKAIGPHDVLATLLNNLKVQERQNRVCTTVAIAIVAETCSPFTVLPALMNEYRVPELNVQNGVLKSLSFLFEYIGEMGKDYIYAVTPLLEDALMDRDLVHRQTASAVVQHMSLGVYGFGCEDSLNHLLNYVWPNVFETSPHVIQAVMGALEGLRVAIGPCRMLQYCLQGLFHPARKVRDVYWKIYNSIYIGSQDALIAHYPHVYNDEKNPYLRYELEYFL; from the exons ATGGATGTCATGAAGGAGCAGCACCTGACCAAAGAGGAG AAAGAGATCCGTCAGCAGATGGCAGAAAAGGCCAAGACGGGAGACCTGAAGGCTGTCAACGGCTCTGCTGCCTCCCAGGCTGCCGCTGCCGCCGCCAAGCGCAAACGCCGCTGGGACCAGACGGCCGAGAAACAGGACCAATCAGGAACCCCCAGCAACACCGGCACACCCAAGAAGATGTCTAGCTGGGACCAGGCTGACCAGGCTGCTGAG CAGACCCCAGGACACACCCCTGGCCACACCCCCTCCAACAGCCGCTGGGACGAGACCCCTGGCAGGAATAAGGGCAGCGAGACCCCAGGGGCCACTCCCAGCTCCCGGATGTGGGACCCAACCCCCAGCCACACCCCGGCCGGAGCAGCCACCCCAGGCAGGGGGGACACACCGGGACACACCACCCCCGGACATGGGGGAGCCACAGGCAGCGTGCGCAAAAACCGTTGGGATGAGACCCCCAAGACTGAGAGGGAGACCCCTGGTCATGGTAGTGGTTGGGCCGAGACTCCCCGTACAGACAGAGGAGACGAGTCTGTGGGAGAGACCCCCACCCCCGGGGCCAGTAAGAGGAAGTCCCGTTGGGACGAGACCCCTGCCAGCCAGATGGGCTCTTCCACTCCACTGATGACCCCTGGGAAGACCCCCATTGGAACCCCTGCCATGAATATGGCCACTCCCTCTCCAG GTCACCTGATGAGCATGACCCCAGAGCAGCTGCAGGCGTGGCGTTGGGAGAGGGAGATTGATGAGAGAAACCGACCTCTCACAGACGATGAGCTGGACGCCATGTTCCCAGAGGGATACAAG GTCCTTCCCCCACCAGCAGGCTATGTGCCCATCCGTACCCCGGCCCGGAAGCTGTCTGCCACACCCACCCCTATGGGGGGCATGACGGGCTTCCACATGCAACAGGAGGACCGCTCCATGAAGCAGATCAACGACCAGCCCAGTGGGAACCTGCCCTTCCTCAAACCAGACGACATCCAGTACTTTGATAAACTGCTGGTTGAGGTAGATGAGTCCACTCTGAGCCCAGAGGAACAGAAGGAGCGTAAGATCATGAAACTGCTGCTGAAGATCAAGAACGGAACACCTCCCATGAGAAAG GCTGCCCTGCGTCAGATCACAGACAAGGCGAGGGAGTTTGGAGCAGGGCCCCTGTTCAACCAGATCCTGCCCCTGCTCATGTCTCCTACTCTGGAGGACCAGGAACGCCACCTACTGGTCAAGGTCATCGACCGCATCCTCTACAAGCTGGACGATCTCGTCCGCCCATACGTACACAag ATCCTGGTGGTGATTGAGCCCCTGCTGATTGATGAAGATTACTACGCCagagtggagggcagagagaTCATCTCTAACTTGGCCAAG GCTGCCGGCCTGGCCACTATGATCTCCACCATGAGGCCTGATATTGACAACATGGATGAGTATGTCAGAAATACAACAGCCAGAGCTTTCGCTGTCGTAGCGTCCGCTCTGGGTATCCCATCCCTGCTGCCCTTCCTCAAGGCTGTGTGTAAGAGCAAGAAGTCATGGCAGGCCCGCCACACGGGCATCAAGATTGTCCAGCAGATCGCCATCCTCATGGGTTGTGCCATCCTGCCCCATCTGAGGAGTTTGGTGGAGATCATCGAGCATG GTCTGGTGGATGAGCAGCAGAAGGTGCGGACCATCAGTGCCCTGGCCATTGCTGCCCTGGCGGAGGCTGCCACTCCCTACGGTATCGAGTCCTTTGACTCCGTACTCAAACCCCTGTGGAAGGGTATCAGACAGCACAGAGGAAAG GGTCTGGCTGCGTTCCTGAAGGCCATTGGCTACCTGATCCCTCTAATGGATGCTGAGTATGCTAACTACTACACCAGAGAGGTCATGCTGATCCTCATCAGAGAGTTCCAGTCCCCTGACGAGGAGATGAAGAAGATCGTGCTCAAG gTGGTGAAACAGTGCTGTGGTACTGACGGTGTGGAGGCCAACTACATCAAGACAGAAATCCTGCCCCCCTTCTTCAAGCACTTCTGGCAGCACAGGATGGCCCTGGACAGACGCAACTACAGACAG ctGGTGGACACCACAGTAGAGCTGGCCAACAAGGTGGGAGCAGCAGAGATCATCTCTCGTATAGTAGATGACCTGAAGGACGAGGCAGAGCAGTACAGGAAGATGGTGATGGAGACCATAGAGAAGATCATGGGTAACCTGGGAGCTGCTGACATCGACCACAAGCTGGAGGAGCAGCTGATCGACGGCATCCTGTACGCCTTCCAGGAACAGACCACTGAG GACTCTGTAATGCTGAACGGGTTTGGTACGGTGGTGAATGCCCTGGGGAAGAGGGTGAAGCCCTACCTGCCTCAGATCTGTGGTACGGTATTGTGGCGTCTCAACAACAAGTCTGCCAAGGTCCGCCAGCAGGCTGCTGACCTCATCTCTCGTACCGCCGTGGTCATGAAGACCTGCCAGGAG GAGAAGCTGATGGGTCACCTGGGAGTGGTGTTATATGAGTACCTAGGAGAGGAGTATCCTGAAGTACTGGGAAGCATCCTCGGTGCTCTCAAGGCCATCGTCAACGTCATCG GCATGCATAAGATGACTCCACCAATCAAAGACCTGCTGCCGCGCCTGACGCCAATCTTGAAGAACAGACATGAGAAGGTGCAGGAGAACTGTATTGACCTGGTGGGCAGGATTGCTGACAG GGGTGCTGAGTACGTGTCGGCCAGGGAATGGATGCGGATCTGTTTTGAGCTGCTGGAGCTCCTGAAGGCCCACAAGAAGGCCATCCGCAGAGCCACCGTCAACACCTTTGGATACATCGCCAAGGCTATCGG accCCATGACGTGCTGGCCACACTACTAAACAACCTGAAGGTTCAGGAGCGTCAGAACAGAGTGTGTACTACCGTAGCCATCGCCATCGTGGCTGAGACCTGTTCTCCCTTCACCGTGCTCCCCGCGCTCATGAATGAGTACCGCGTGCCAGAGCTCAACGTGCAGAATGGCGTGCTCAAGTCCCTCTCCTTCCTGTTTGAGTACATTGGGGAGATGGGCAAGGACTACATTTACGCTGTCACGCCCCTGCTGGAGGATGCACTGATGGACAG AGACTTggtccacagacagacagccagtgcCGTGGTGCAGCACATGTCCCTGGGTGTCTACGGCTTCGGCTGTGAAGACTCTCTCAACCACCTGCTCAACTATGTGTGGCCCAACGTGTTTGAGACGTCGCCCCACGTCATCCAGGCTGTGATGGGGGCCTTGGAAGGCCTCAGGGTGGCAATCGGCCCCTGCCGCATGCTGCAGTATTGCCTACAG ggTCTGTTCCACCCAGCCAGGAAGGTGCGCGACGTCTACTGGAAGATCTACAACTCTATCTACATCGGCTCCCAGGATGCTCTCATTGCTCATTACCCACACGTCTACAACGATGAGAAGAACCCTTACCTCCGCTATGAGCTGGAGTACTTCTTGTGA